The genomic interval TCCACGATGTCGCTGGCGGCGTAAGCCCCTTCCAGATCGGCGACATCAACTTCAATCTCGCTGATCTTGGATTTCTGGATCTCCTTCATGATCGCGGGCGTGATCTTGCGGCCGGCATGAGCAATCTCTTCGCTGCCCTTGCTGATTTTGTGCGTCAGCTTCAAACCGAGCAGGTTGGTTGGCCGCTCGATGCCAGGCTCCAGCGTCCAGAGCAGCTTTTTGTCACGCACCACAATGCGATCAACGGTGTAGAACGTCCGCAGGATGTCTTCGCTGGAGCGCAGTCCAAGGGCGCGCAAAAAGATTGTGCCCAGGAACTTACGCTTGCGATCAATGCGGACGTACAGGATGTTCTTCTGGTCGTACTCAAACTCCACCCAGGATCCGCGATAGGGAATGATCTTTCCTAGGAAGTAGCTGCGATTGTTGGCGGTCTCGAAGAACACGCCAGGGGAGCGGTGCAACTGGCTGACGATGACGCGTTCGGTGCCGTTCACGATGAACGTGCCGTTGTTGGTCATCAGCGGCACGTCGCCAAAGAAAACTTCCTGTTCCTTGATGTCGCGAATACTCTTGTTGCCGGTTTCAGCGTCCTTCTCGAAGATGGTCAGCCGCATGGTGACCTTCAGCGGCGCCGAGTAGGTCATACCGCGCTCTTCGCACTCGCTCACATCGTATTTAAGCTGCAGTCCGACGGGGTCGCCGCACTTGTTGCAGAAGTCGGGTGTATTCGCGTTGTAAGTGCCGCACTTCTGGCACAACACGTCGCCCGGGTGAAAAGGATCGGTAACGATGGTGAAGCCGCAGTTCTTACACGTGGAACGCAGGTGGTGCAGTCCCTTGAGGTGACCGCACTTGCACTCCCAGTTGCCAATGGCATAGTCCACGAACTCGAGCTTGGAGACATCCCGAAAATCGCTGATCGGGAATACGGACTGAAACACAGCCTGCAAACCGGTGTCGTCCCGTTCACTGGGAAGACGGTCCATCTGCAGAAACCGATCATAGGACCGCTTCTGGACCTCAATCAGGTTTGGAATCTGGATGGTGGTTGGAATTTTGGAAAAATCAAAGCGATAGCGAAGAGCGTTATTCTTGGTCGGCATTCTAGAAACTCCCAGTCTTCCGCGCAGCCCCGGCGGCTGCAGCAAAAAATCCGAATATGAATGGCGCCACGTTGTTGGCGTAGCCCATTTGCTAATGTATGAATCTCAAAAAAATATGGGCCCGCGAGGACGAGCTTCCCCGCAGGCGCCAAATGAGGCGCTTAACCTTACTTGAATTGTTCTTTTCCCGCGCCAGTTCTTAGGCCTGTTCCGGTCCCGCTCTCCTTCTCGGAGTTTCCGGCGCCCTCTGCACGCCGACGGCGGTGGGACATCCGCCGCTTTACTGCACGCGGTACTCGCTGGCACCGCGTTTTTTAGTGGTTCGATCCCGGAGAGCTGTTCTTAATTAGATGTTGCAACTCGCTCTCCGGCTTCAGGCTCAATTACTTCACTTCGACCGTTGCCCCAGCCTCGGTGAACTTCTTCTTAATGTTTTCAGCCTCTTCCTTCGAGACGCCTTCTTTGACGGTCTTCGGAGCGCCGTCTACCAGGTCTTTGGCTTCCTTCAGGCCGAGATTGGTGACCTCGCGTACTGCCTTGATAACATTGATCTTATTGCCGCCGACTTCCTTCAGTACGACGGTGAACTCGGTCTTTTCTTCAGCCGGAGCCGCACCCGCAGCCGCTCCCCCGCCGCCTGCCATCATCACCGGTGCGGCAGCGGCCGCTGAAACTCCGAGTCGCTCTTCAAGCTTCTTCACCAGCTGCGCCGCATCCAGCAACGACAGCCCTACGATTTGCTCTTCCAACTGCTGTAAATCCGCCATTTCAGTCTCCACTTTTCTTCAGTTTTTTGACTTCATGTGCCAGGTTCCAGTGCGCTTCGGTCTCTCCCGGCCGCGCCAGACAACGCGGTTGAGGAACACCACGCAACCCTGACAAAACTTATGCTTCGGCAGCCTCGCTGCCGGCAAACTTTTTCTCTTTCACAGCCTGATTCACAACCACTGCCAGATTGCGTCCCACCGCATTCATGGCGGTGACCAGACGCTGGGCCGGAGCGTTCATCAAGAACAGCAGCTTGGAGTAAATCTCTTCCCGCGAGGGCATCGTGGCCAAGGCCTGGATCTCTCGGATCGAGATGACCTTGCCCTCCAGCACGCCCGCTTTGAAGCTGAACTCCGGATTGTCCTTCACGTACTTGGAGAGTGCCTTGGCCAAGGCAACCGGATCGCCCTGGGTGTAAGCGATGGAGGTAACACCCTCTAACTTGCTGAGGACCTCTTCAACTTCGGTGCCCTTGGCGGCTCGTGCTGCCAGGGTGTTCTTAATCACGCGATACTTGCCCCCGGCGCCGCGGATGGTCTTGCGCAGCTCGTAATCCTGCGCCACTGTCAGCTTGGCGAAGGTGGCCACTACCGCCCCGC from Terriglobales bacterium carries:
- the rplL gene encoding 50S ribosomal protein L7/L12; amino-acid sequence: MADLQQLEEQIVGLSLLDAAQLVKKLEERLGVSAAAAAPVMMAGGGGAAAGAAPAEEKTEFTVVLKEVGGNKINVIKAVREVTNLGLKEAKDLVDGAPKTVKEGVSKEEAENIKKKFTEAGATVEVK
- the rplJ gene encoding 50S ribosomal protein L10 yields the protein MPVSRAKKIEAVEELSREFKTVSGAVVATFAKLTVAQDYELRKTIRGAGGKYRVIKNTLAARAAKGTEVEEVLSKLEGVTSIAYTQGDPVALAKALSKYVKDNPEFSFKAGVLEGKVISIREIQALATMPSREEIYSKLLFLMNAPAQRLVTAMNAVGRNLAVVVNQAVKEKKFAGSEAAEA